In Eschrichtius robustus isolate mEscRob2 chromosome 2, mEscRob2.pri, whole genome shotgun sequence, a single window of DNA contains:
- the CDC37 gene encoding hsp90 co-chaperone Cdc37, which translates to MVDYSVWDHIEVSDDEDETHPNIDTASLFRWRHQARVERMEQFQKEKEELDRGCRECKRKVAECQRKLQELEVAEGEGSRAELERLQAEAQQLRKEERSWEQKLEEMRKKEKSMPWNVDTLSKDGFSKSMVNTKPEQAEEESEEVREQKHKTFVEKYEKQIKHFGMLRRWDDSQKYLSDNVHLVCEETANYLVIWCIDLEVEEKCALMEQVAHQTIVMQFILELAKSLKVDPRACFRQFFTKIKTADRQYMEGFNDELEAFKDRVRGRAKLRIEKAMKEYEEEERKKRLGPGGLDPVEVYESLPEELQKCFDVKDVQMLQDAISKMDPTDAKYHMQRCIDSGLWVPNSKSSEAKEEEEAGPGDPLLEASKPGDEKDVSA; encoded by the exons ATGGTGGACTACAGCGTGTGGGACCACATCGAGGTGTCTGACGATGAAGACGAGACGCACCCCAACATCGACACAGCCAGCCTCTTCCGCTGGCGGCATCAG GCCCGGGTAGAGCGCATGGAGcagttccagaaagagaaggaggagctgGACAGGGGCTGTCGCGAGTGCAAGCGCAAGGTGGCCGAGTGCCAGCGGAAGCTACAGGAGCTGGAGGTGGCCGAGGGCGAGGGCAGCAGGGCCGAGCTGGAACGGCTGCAAGCCGAGGCACAGCAGCTGCGCAAGGAGGAGCGCAGCTGGGAGCAGAAGCTAGAGGAGATGCGCAAGAAGGAGAAGAGCATGCCCTGGAACGTGGACACGCTCAGCAAGGACGGCTTCAGCAAG AGCATGGTCAATACCAAGCCTGAGCAGGCGGAGGAGGAGTCGGAGGAGGTGAGGGAACAGAAACACAAAACCTTCGTGGAGAAGTATGAGAAACAGATCAAGCACTTCG GCATGCTCCGCCGCTGGGACGACAGCCAGAAGTACCTGTCGGACAACGTCcacctggtgtgcgaggagaccGCCAACTACCTGGTCATCTGGTGCATTGACCTAGAGGTGGAGGAG AAATGTGCGCTGATGGAGCAGGTGGCCCACCAGACCATCGTCATGCAGTTCATCCTGGAGCTGGCCAAGAGCCTGAAGGTGGACCCCCGTGCCTGCTTCCGGCAGTTCTTCACCAAGATCAAG ACTGCTGACCGTCAGTACATGGAGGGCTTCAACGACGAGCTGGAGGCCTTCAAAGACCGCGTGCGGGGCCGGGCCAAGCTGCGCATCGAGAAGGCCATGAAGGAGTACGAGGAGGAGGAGCGCAAGAAGCGGCTCGGCCCCGGCGGCCTGGACCCCGTCGAGGTCTATGAGTCCCTCCCTGAG GAACTCCAGAAATGCTTTGACGTGAAGGATGTGCAGATGCTCCAAGATGCCATCAGCAAGATGGACCCCACC GACGCGAAGTACCACATGCAGCGCTGCATCGACTCTGGCCTCTGGGTCCCCAACTCCAAGTCCAGTGAGgccaaagaagaggaggaggcggGTCCCGGGGACCCCTTGCTGGAAGCCTCCAAGCCGGGCGACGAGAAAGACGTCAGCGCATGA